One Nematostella vectensis chromosome 10, jaNemVect1.1, whole genome shotgun sequence genomic window carries:
- the LOC5516426 gene encoding protein YIPF6 has product MAASDGGFVPTNVSIDVEGDITVPGAPEEDEEPSTLDEPVTETLRRDLKAVGQKFFHVLIPRRSKALLRDWDLWGPLILCVYLAMMLQGHKVADSNNDGGPQFAEVFVVVWVGAFVITINSKLLGGQISFFQSVCVLGYCILPLDISLTVCRLILLAKQNLALFIARFVVVLGGFAWATVASIVFLGDSQPSHRKALAVYPIFLFNFVISWMIISNSG; this is encoded by the exons atggcggccagtGATGGCGGTTTTGTTCCTACGAACGTCAGCATAGACGTAGAAGGAGACATCACTGTACCGGGAGCACCAGAAGAAGACGAAGAACCGAGCACACTAGATGAACCTGTTACCGAAACACTT agACGCGATTTGAAAGCAGTTGGCCAGAAATTTTTCCATGTTTTGATTCCAAGAAGAAGTAAAGCACTGCTAAGGGACT GGGATTTATGGGGTCCGCTCATCCTATGTGTGTATCTGGCCAT GATGCTACAAGGGCATAAAGTTGCAGATAGTAACAATGATGGAGGGCCACAGTTTGCTGaagtatttgttgttgtttgggTCGGAGCATTTGTCATAACTATCAACTCCAAGCTTCTTGGTGGACAAAT CTCATTTTTCCAAAGTGTTTGTGTGCTTGGATATTGTATCCTGCCTCTTGACATATCATTAACTGTTTGTCGGCTCATTCTCCTTGCCAAGCAAAATTTGGCTCTCTTTATTGCCagatttgttgttgttcttggaGGGTTTGCATGGGCAACTGTAG CATCCATTGTTTTCCTTGGAGACAGTCAGCCTTCTCATCGCAAAGCACTTGCAGTGTACCCTATCTTCCTATTTAACTTTGTCATAAGCTGGATGATAATATCAAACTCTGGTTAG